One genomic region from Cumulibacter soli encodes:
- the argG gene encoding argininosuccinate synthase, whose protein sequence is MSKVLTSIPVGERVGIAFSGGLDTSVAVAWMREKGAVPCTYTANLGQYDEPEIDEVPGRATQYGAELSRLVDCREQLVEEGLVAITCGAFHIRSGGRTYFNTTPLGRAVTGTLLVRAMHADDVNIWGDGSTFKGNDIERFYRYGLLANPQLRIYKPWLDADFVRELGGRTEMSQWLTERDLPYRDSVEKAYSTDANIWGATHEAKSLEHLDQSVEIVSPIMGVAHWDPAVDIATEDVTVSFDEGRPVAINGREFESAVDLVLEANAIGGRHGLGMSDQIENRIIEAKSRGIYEAPGMALLFTAYERLLNAIHNEDTIAQYHNEGRRLGRLLYEGRWLDPQSLMLREGLQRWVGSAVTGSVTLRLRRGEDYAILDTQGEHFSYHPDKLSMERVENAAFGPTDRIGQLTMRNLDIADSRSKLEFYASRGQLGAEGDLVGELEHGGSESIRALDGTSADDEALDRAALEAGTD, encoded by the coding sequence GTGTCCAAAGTATTAACGAGTATTCCTGTTGGTGAGCGCGTCGGGATCGCCTTTTCCGGTGGCCTCGATACCTCGGTAGCCGTCGCCTGGATGCGCGAGAAGGGTGCCGTACCGTGCACCTACACCGCGAACCTGGGCCAGTACGACGAACCCGAGATCGATGAGGTCCCGGGCCGCGCCACGCAGTATGGCGCCGAGTTGTCCCGGCTGGTCGACTGCCGTGAGCAACTCGTGGAAGAAGGGCTCGTCGCTATCACCTGCGGTGCGTTCCATATCCGATCCGGTGGGCGCACATACTTCAACACCACTCCGCTCGGCCGCGCCGTCACCGGCACCCTGCTGGTGCGCGCGATGCACGCGGACGACGTGAATATCTGGGGCGACGGCTCGACGTTCAAGGGCAACGACATCGAACGCTTCTATCGCTACGGTTTGCTGGCAAACCCGCAGTTGCGGATCTACAAGCCATGGCTGGATGCCGACTTCGTGCGCGAACTCGGCGGCCGCACCGAAATGTCGCAGTGGCTGACTGAACGCGACCTGCCGTACCGCGACTCGGTAGAGAAGGCCTACTCGACCGACGCGAATATCTGGGGCGCGACGCACGAAGCGAAGAGCCTGGAGCATCTCGATCAGTCCGTGGAGATCGTCAGCCCGATCATGGGTGTCGCGCACTGGGACCCGGCCGTCGACATCGCCACCGAAGACGTGACTGTTTCCTTCGACGAGGGGCGTCCGGTCGCCATCAACGGCCGGGAGTTTGAGTCCGCCGTCGATCTGGTGCTGGAGGCGAACGCGATCGGCGGACGCCATGGACTCGGGATGAGCGATCAGATCGAGAACCGGATCATCGAGGCGAAGAGCCGCGGAATCTACGAGGCCCCGGGGATGGCGTTGCTGTTCACCGCGTATGAGCGGCTGCTGAACGCGATCCATAACGAGGACACGATCGCGCAGTACCACAACGAGGGTCGTCGCCTCGGCCGGCTGCTGTACGAAGGTCGTTGGCTGGACCCGCAGTCGTTGATGCTGCGCGAAGGACTGCAGCGCTGGGTCGGTTCCGCGGTCACCGGCAGTGTCACGCTTCGGCTGCGCCGCGGCGAGGACTACGCGATCCTCGATACCCAGGGTGAGCATTTCAGCTACCACCCGGACAAGTTGTCGATGGAACGGGTCGAGAACGCCGCGTTCGGTCCGACCGACCGGATCGGGCAGCTGACGATGCGCAATCTGGACATCGCAGACTCGCGCTCCAAGTTGGAGTTCTACGCCTCCCGCGGACAGCTTGGTGCCGAGGGCGATCTCGTCGGCGAGTTGGAGCACGGCGGATCTGAGTCGATCCGCGCGCTCGACGGTACGAGTGCAGATGATGAGGCGCTCGACCGTGCCGCCCTGGAAGCCGGCACCGACTAA
- a CDS encoding MFS transporter, protein MNSGTAPAIATTSRAHARNVVAIASLCMFVGGLNMSIVNIALSTISHEIDASAAQSSWILLANMLASNALMVSFGRLGDLASRRNLFTAGVVVFGLGSVLSAIATNGGVLIAGRAVSGVGSAMMFSTTSAIIARAVPRARIGQAMGIYYACNSAAQLLGPVIGGVMVDTIGWPWMFWINIPFCVLMLVGALRFLPRDAAGHGKDFDMLGSTLVIAIATTFVAMLTQIASRGLDLTYIAVSCACLAVLVPLFIWREARASLPLIDMSLFRDRLFLGTSFTTMLTHLVRFAILILVALIYQSAYGMSATMAGFLVLPIAVGTLIASPLAGTIEMRKGSAWVSTAGAAIGVVAVLFCASMIWWHEAWVLVAIGGALAGAAGGMVQTANASAITKATPPERLGVVGSLRVMIQGTGIVAGTAVALASVTILLPQEGKSAVYAIADAMIPEEFREGLLNGVPIAFGVLLIASLGAVWLSRASYRGYSED, encoded by the coding sequence ATGAATAGCGGCACAGCACCGGCAATCGCCACCACGTCGCGGGCACACGCTCGGAACGTGGTGGCGATTGCGTCGCTGTGCATGTTTGTCGGTGGGCTCAACATGTCCATCGTCAACATCGCGCTCTCGACGATCTCGCATGAGATCGATGCGAGCGCCGCGCAGTCAAGTTGGATTCTGCTGGCCAACATGCTGGCCAGCAACGCGCTGATGGTGTCTTTCGGACGCCTTGGAGATTTGGCCTCACGGCGCAATCTGTTTACCGCCGGCGTCGTCGTGTTCGGGCTCGGGTCAGTGCTGAGCGCGATCGCGACCAACGGTGGCGTGCTGATCGCTGGGCGCGCGGTCAGCGGTGTTGGTTCGGCAATGATGTTCTCGACCACTAGCGCGATCATCGCTCGGGCCGTGCCGCGTGCTCGAATCGGCCAGGCAATGGGCATCTACTACGCCTGCAACTCGGCCGCGCAACTGCTCGGCCCGGTCATCGGCGGCGTCATGGTCGACACCATCGGCTGGCCGTGGATGTTCTGGATCAACATCCCGTTCTGCGTATTGATGCTCGTGGGCGCGCTGCGTTTCTTACCGCGCGATGCCGCCGGGCACGGCAAAGACTTCGACATGCTCGGCTCGACGCTGGTCATCGCGATCGCCACCACCTTCGTGGCGATGCTGACCCAAATAGCCTCCCGCGGGTTGGACCTTACTTACATCGCGGTGTCGTGCGCGTGCCTCGCGGTACTCGTGCCGCTGTTCATTTGGCGCGAGGCCAGGGCGAGTTTGCCGCTGATCGACATGAGCCTGTTTCGCGACCGACTTTTCCTCGGCACCAGTTTCACCACCATGCTCACTCACCTGGTCCGGTTCGCCATCCTGATCCTGGTCGCGCTGATCTACCAGTCCGCCTACGGCATGAGCGCGACCATGGCGGGATTCTTGGTGCTGCCGATCGCCGTCGGAACGCTCATCGCCTCGCCGCTGGCGGGGACGATCGAAATGCGGAAGGGCAGTGCCTGGGTCAGTACGGCTGGGGCAGCGATAGGTGTCGTCGCCGTCCTGTTCTGCGCCTCGATGATCTGGTGGCACGAGGCGTGGGTACTCGTCGCGATCGGTGGCGCGCTCGCCGGCGCAGCGGGCGGCATGGTGCAAACCGCTAACGCGTCGGCGATCACCAAGGCGACCCCACCTGAACGCCTCGGCGTCGTCGGATCCTTACGCGTGATGATTCAAGGCACCGGCATCGTGGCCGGTACGGCGGTCGCATTAGCCAGCGTCACCATATTGCTGCCGCAGGAAGGTAAGAGCGCGGTGTATGCCATCGCCGACGCGATGATTCCCGAAGAGTTCCGGGAGGGCCTGCTCAACGGCGTCCCCATCGCGTTCGGCGTCCTGCTGATCGCCTCGCTCGGCGCCGTCTGGCTCTCGCGGGCGTCGTACCGCGGGTACTCCGAGGACTGA
- a CDS encoding glucose 1-dehydrogenase — MAHDFSGKVAFVTGAAQGIGKEIAVTLAKGGASVAAVDLKEESLAGTVEAINLAGGKAIAIGADVSKMDQVEAGVKRTVDELGGLHILVNNAGIIRDNLLFKMTEEDWDMVMAVHLRGAFNTTKQASKVMTEQKYGKIVNLSSRSALGNRGQANYSAAKAGIIGLTATLALELGKFNINVNAVAPGFIETPMTDSTAARVGVAKEDFQKGAAAATPLGRIGQPIDIANVVAFFASDESSFVTGQTLHVNGGR; from the coding sequence ATGGCTCATGACTTCAGCGGAAAGGTAGCGTTCGTCACCGGCGCGGCCCAGGGCATCGGCAAGGAGATCGCTGTCACTCTGGCCAAGGGTGGCGCGTCCGTCGCTGCTGTCGACCTGAAGGAAGAATCGCTCGCGGGCACCGTCGAGGCGATCAACCTCGCCGGCGGGAAGGCGATCGCTATCGGCGCAGACGTCTCGAAGATGGATCAGGTCGAGGCCGGCGTCAAGCGCACCGTCGACGAACTCGGTGGCCTGCACATCCTGGTCAACAACGCTGGGATCATTCGCGACAACCTCCTCTTCAAGATGACCGAAGAGGACTGGGACATGGTCATGGCCGTACACCTGCGCGGCGCGTTCAACACCACCAAGCAGGCCAGCAAGGTCATGACCGAGCAGAAGTACGGCAAGATCGTGAACCTGTCCAGCCGTTCCGCGCTCGGCAACCGTGGCCAGGCCAACTACTCGGCCGCCAAGGCCGGCATCATCGGCCTTACCGCGACGCTCGCCCTGGAACTGGGCAAGTTCAACATCAACGTGAACGCTGTCGCTCCCGGCTTCATCGAGACCCCGATGACCGATTCGACCGCCGCTCGCGTTGGCGTCGCCAAGGAAGACTTCCAGAAGGGCGCGGCGGCGGCCACCCCGCTGGGGCGTATCGGCCAGCCGATCGACATCGCTAATGTCGTGGCGTTCTTCGCCTCGGACGAGTCGAGCTTTGTCACGGGCCAGACCCTGCACGTGAACGGTGGTCGCTAA
- a CDS encoding MFS transporter codes for MSTDTHPPSDPAAPHARALGAHRGTSKKKLISWALWDWGTQPFHTVITTFVFSVYITSDSFGSENSTSISLAVATVIAGVLIALIAPVLGQNADRKGRNISTLRNLTWLLVMLSAALFFVAPDPAYLWLGLGLLAIGSVVASVAEVNYNAALEDLADQKNVGRISGFGWGLGYLGGIVVLLLLYFLLISPDVGLFGVTDEHGMDIRVSMVICGVWTLLWTIPTFLNLKDRGTDRVTERVGILQSYRLLFASIGRIWHGSRHTAYFLLASALFRDGLAGVFTFGAVIAARTYGFSDGDVIIFGAVANVVAGIATIAFGVLDDKIGPKRVILISLGSLVVLGTLIFTLHDAGQMAFWVCGLLMTIFVGPAQSASRTFLARAIPAGKSGEIFGLYQTTGRAVSFLSPAMFALFVLLGSAITDETNTQYWGIMGIVLVLLAGFLVMLPVREPRDHPQQVR; via the coding sequence GTGAGCACCGACACGCACCCGCCGTCCGACCCCGCCGCGCCGCATGCCCGAGCACTGGGCGCCCACCGCGGGACATCGAAGAAGAAGCTGATCTCCTGGGCGTTGTGGGATTGGGGCACGCAACCCTTCCACACGGTGATCACGACGTTCGTGTTCAGTGTCTACATCACCAGCGACAGCTTCGGCAGTGAGAATTCGACGTCGATTTCGCTCGCCGTCGCTACCGTCATCGCCGGTGTACTCATCGCGTTGATCGCCCCGGTGCTCGGGCAAAACGCAGACCGTAAGGGTCGGAACATATCGACCCTGCGCAACCTCACCTGGTTGCTGGTGATGCTGTCGGCCGCACTGTTCTTTGTTGCACCGGACCCGGCGTACCTGTGGCTGGGGCTCGGACTGCTCGCCATAGGGTCTGTCGTCGCATCTGTCGCCGAGGTCAATTACAACGCCGCGTTGGAAGACCTCGCGGACCAGAAAAACGTCGGTCGTATCAGCGGGTTCGGCTGGGGGTTGGGCTACCTCGGCGGCATCGTCGTCCTACTCCTGCTCTACTTCTTGCTCATCTCACCGGACGTCGGCTTGTTTGGCGTGACAGACGAGCACGGAATGGACATTCGCGTGTCCATGGTCATCTGCGGCGTCTGGACCCTGCTGTGGACGATCCCCACGTTCTTGAACCTGAAGGATCGCGGCACAGATCGGGTCACCGAACGCGTCGGCATTCTGCAGTCGTACCGTTTGCTCTTCGCCTCGATCGGGCGGATCTGGCACGGCAGTCGGCACACCGCCTATTTCTTGCTGGCCTCGGCATTGTTCCGCGACGGGCTCGCCGGGGTGTTTACCTTCGGCGCGGTGATTGCCGCGCGAACCTACGGCTTCAGCGATGGTGACGTGATCATCTTCGGCGCCGTTGCCAACGTCGTGGCCGGAATCGCCACGATCGCATTCGGTGTTCTCGACGACAAGATCGGCCCGAAACGGGTCATCTTGATCTCGCTGGGGAGCCTCGTCGTACTCGGCACGCTCATCTTCACGCTGCACGACGCCGGACAGATGGCGTTCTGGGTGTGCGGACTGCTGATGACCATTTTTGTCGGACCCGCGCAGTCGGCGTCCCGCACGTTCTTGGCGCGAGCCATCCCGGCCGGTAAATCGGGGGAGATCTTCGGGCTGTACCAGACCACGGGCCGTGCCGTGTCTTTCTTGTCGCCGGCGATGTTCGCGCTGTTCGTGTTGCTCGGCTCGGCGATCACCGACGAAACGAACACGCAGTACTGGGGGATCATGGGAATCGTGCTCGTGCTCCTAGCCGGATTCCTGGTGATGCTGCCGGTGCGCGAGCCTCGAGATCATCCGCAGCAAGTTCGCTAG
- the ndk gene encoding nucleoside-diphosphate kinase codes for MVIERTLILVKPDGVAKQVVGEVISRIERKGLTLVAMELRTLDKQTAATHYAEHEGKPFYPDLMQFITSGPLVAIVAEGENAVAAFRQLAGATDPIKAETGSIRGDFATLMNRNIVHGSDSPENGVREAKIFFPNL; via the coding sequence ATGGTTATCGAGCGCACGCTCATTCTGGTCAAGCCTGACGGCGTGGCCAAGCAGGTTGTCGGCGAGGTCATCAGCCGTATCGAACGTAAGGGACTGACCCTTGTCGCGATGGAGCTGCGTACGCTGGACAAGCAGACGGCGGCCACGCACTACGCCGAGCATGAGGGAAAGCCGTTCTACCCGGACTTGATGCAGTTCATTACCTCCGGGCCGCTCGTTGCGATCGTCGCCGAGGGGGAGAACGCGGTCGCCGCGTTCCGTCAGCTGGCCGGTGCCACGGATCCGATCAAGGCCGAGACCGGAAGTATTCGCGGGGACTTCGCCACGCTGATGAACCGCAACATCGTGCACGGATCCGATTCGCCGGAGAACGGCGTACGCGAGGCGAAGATCTTCTTCCCGAACCTGTAG
- a CDS encoding DUF4233 domain-containing protein translates to MAEVNKRFGLTGPSGAPTPEPSDEERQGLPPVDKVKLERSMRGIYSALLIFEALIVLMVPATIRQFDVGLTGFRLTTILVIVAALIALCAFIKKPWANAAGWVLQVCVVAMGFWVWAMWVLGGFFVVLWWYAGHLHRQLRARPDLDPDA, encoded by the coding sequence ATGGCAGAAGTGAACAAGCGCTTCGGTCTGACCGGCCCGTCAGGAGCGCCGACGCCTGAGCCGAGCGACGAGGAACGTCAAGGCCTGCCGCCGGTCGACAAGGTGAAACTTGAGCGGTCGATGCGCGGTATCTATTCCGCGCTGCTGATTTTCGAGGCGCTGATCGTGTTGATGGTGCCGGCGACGATCCGGCAGTTCGATGTCGGACTTACCGGCTTCCGGTTGACCACGATTCTGGTGATTGTTGCGGCGCTGATCGCGTTGTGCGCGTTCATTAAGAAGCCGTGGGCGAACGCCGCAGGTTGGGTGCTGCAAGTATGCGTGGTCGCGATGGGGTTCTGGGTCTGGGCCATGTGGGTGCTCGGTGGATTCTTCGTGGTGCTGTGGTGGTACGCCGGACACCTACACCGGCAGTTGCGAGCACGCCCGGACCTCGACCCCGACGCCTGA
- a CDS encoding bifunctional folylpolyglutamate synthase/dihydrofolate synthase: MSSDLSADAVEALLQRRWPETRIEPSLARMRALMDLMDQPQTRYPVVHITGSNGKSSTARMVDELFRALGLRTGRFTSPHLESSRERICLNGEPISEERYVAAYTELEPYLQLVDAGHGIDQDSTQVPVSYFEAMTAMAYATFADAPVDVAIVEVGMGGSWDATNVADGRIAIVTPIALEHTNYLGDNVEQIATEKSGIIKDSATAILAAQTQEVAEILLRRCADVGAVAAREGVEFGVLDRQVAVGGQMLSIQGLAARYDNLLLHLWGTHQASNAACALAAIEAFFGHDSPQTIDEEVLREAFFEITSPGRLEIVRTSPTTLVDASHNPAGMKATVQTLQESFDFSRLIGVFAASSDKDIPAMIELLEPVLDEIVITTNNSARSRDIDSTAAIAVEYFGSDRVVVEPRLPEALETAVSLAEDGEHFAGVGVIVTGSVYTAGDARKLFNPDRKKPWQK, from the coding sequence GTGAGTAGCGACCTGAGTGCCGATGCCGTCGAAGCGTTGCTGCAGCGGCGGTGGCCGGAGACCCGCATTGAGCCGAGCCTGGCTCGTATGCGCGCGCTCATGGATCTCATGGACCAGCCGCAAACGCGGTACCCCGTCGTGCACATCACCGGCAGCAATGGGAAATCCTCGACCGCGCGGATGGTGGACGAGCTGTTCCGCGCGCTCGGTCTGCGTACTGGCCGCTTCACCAGCCCGCATCTGGAATCGTCGCGCGAGCGGATCTGCCTGAACGGCGAGCCGATCAGCGAGGAGCGGTACGTCGCGGCATACACCGAACTCGAGCCGTACCTGCAATTGGTCGACGCAGGGCACGGCATTGACCAGGACTCCACGCAGGTCCCGGTTTCGTACTTCGAGGCGATGACTGCAATGGCGTACGCGACGTTCGCCGATGCGCCGGTGGATGTGGCAATCGTCGAAGTAGGCATGGGTGGTTCGTGGGATGCGACGAACGTCGCCGACGGCCGGATCGCCATTGTCACGCCGATCGCTTTGGAGCACACGAACTACCTCGGTGACAACGTCGAGCAGATCGCTACCGAGAAGTCGGGGATCATTAAGGACAGTGCGACCGCGATCCTGGCCGCGCAGACGCAAGAGGTCGCGGAGATTTTGCTGCGACGCTGCGCCGACGTCGGTGCGGTGGCGGCGCGCGAGGGAGTCGAGTTCGGCGTCCTCGATCGGCAGGTCGCGGTCGGTGGTCAGATGCTGTCGATCCAAGGGCTCGCCGCGCGATACGACAACCTGCTGTTGCACCTGTGGGGGACCCACCAGGCATCGAACGCGGCCTGCGCGCTCGCGGCGATCGAGGCGTTCTTCGGGCATGACTCACCGCAGACCATTGACGAGGAAGTGCTGCGTGAGGCGTTCTTTGAGATCACGTCGCCGGGACGGCTGGAGATTGTGCGGACCTCGCCGACCACTCTGGTGGATGCCAGCCACAATCCGGCGGGTATGAAGGCGACCGTTCAGACCCTGCAGGAGTCCTTCGACTTCTCCCGGCTGATCGGGGTGTTCGCGGCGTCGTCGGACAAGGACATCCCAGCGATGATTGAACTGCTGGAACCGGTGCTTGACGAAATCGTCATCACCACAAACAACTCAGCGCGCTCCCGTGACATCGATTCCACCGCCGCGATCGCTGTCGAGTACTTCGGGTCAGATCGCGTCGTTGTCGAACCCCGACTGCCCGAAGCGTTGGAGACGGCCGTGAGCCTCGCCGAGGACGGTGAGCACTTTGCCGGGGTCGGCGTCATCGTCACGGGGTCGGTCTACACCGCCGGCGACGCGCGGAAGCTGTTCAACCCGGATCGGAAGAAGCCATGGCAGAAGTGA